The genomic region GGCCAGTTTCGGCTTGTCTGTGAGACTGTTTTCCTTTTGTAATCCATGTAGGCGATTGCAATGAATCCATCATAACCAAGGTCACTGATGGTAGCTGAAATAGCGTAGCCTTTCTGCTGGTTTGTCAGGAGGTAATAGTCCCATTCCTTGAGCCGCACACGGCTTGCCCGCGCTTGTTTGCGGTCATATTGCCAGTAAGGATATCTTGCCCATCCTTCTTTTGTTACATGACCTTTTTCATTCAGCAAGGGAATTTCTTTGGTTATTTCATACTGCATGGGTGGTAACCTCTTTTCCATATTTTAGCTTGAAAACAGGATATTGCAAGTGCAATCAGAACACAGCCGTCATAAAAGAATCAGGACCTGCTCTATACAGATCCTGATCCTTTTTATTACGTCAACAAAAGCAATGCTATTTGCCTGAGGCTTCTGTTGAAGTCGTACTGGTTCCTGTCGTCGATGTCGACCCGGAATCGGTTTTTGCCGTACTGTTTTCTGTTGTTCCTGATGCGGCAGATGCATTATTGTTGGTGAAGTTCGTCTTGCTGAAGATTTCATTGATGAATACATTTGTGAAATCATTCTTGAACTTTGGATTGTCATCGCTGAGAATTGCATTCTGTAAGTCAGATTCCATCAACTGTCCTGCATAGTACGGATAAGCCTTCTTTATGTAGTCTCCCATACCTGAAGCCTTGTCTTCCTTGACGACCTTTACTACTACATAGGAACTATTATACTTGATCGGATCAAGGATTGAGCCTACCTTTGCCTTGAAGAGTTTCTTCATATTGTCAGCATCAGAAGAAAGGGCGGTAAGGTATTTACCGGAATCACTGTAGGAGAAACTACCCATGAACTGACTTCCTCCGATATTGGCCGGTGTAGAGGAAACAGAAATCGCCTTGAGGTCTTCGTCCTTTGCTGCCTTGTCGAAATCCGTTGTTGCTGCATCAGTGAATTCCTTGGCTTTTGACAGTAGGAACTCATCCATCAGGGAACTGTCCTTGAGAGAGATATAACTCTTGATTTCGGTAAGTATCTTTGCATCAGTATAATCTGGATCGGTTGCTTTCGTATCTATCTCGTAGAGTGCATAGCCACCATCAGCAGTTTCATAGGGACCGAAGACAGAGCCTTTGCTACCGCTGAGCAATACGGTTGCTTCATCACTGTTTTTGAAATTGCTCAGGATGCTGTAGTAAGGCATGATTCCCAGCTTACCGCCTTCAGCGGCATAGCTGTCTTTGCTTGAAGCTTTGGCAACTGTTGCAAAAGCTTCACCGCCGTTGATCTTGTCAAGTGCGGCTTGGGCATCATCCTTGCTGGAAGCGGAGAGTACGGACAGACCAATCTGCTGGAACAGCTGTGGATTTGCCTGTGCATATTTGGTTGCCTGATCATCAGGATAAGAAGTAGGAGAAAAAACGACGTACTCAAATGAACGGGTGTCATCGGACATGGATGCTACGTAATCGGCTTCCGCGTCACTGGTAACGCCGGATGCGATATCATTAAGGACTGTTGATGAAGGCAGGTTTTCTTGTACTGATGCACGTATGCTTTCTTTTGTGGAAACATCGGCATTCTTGTAGGCGTTTACATCGAATTTGCCGTTTTCATCATTATAATAGCCACCTGCTTTTATTGCTTCATTGATGGTCGTGTCAGTGGTGATGATACCGGCTTTCTTTGCCATATCGGAAAGTGCGGTGTAGATTACCGTGCTCTGGAAAGCTGATTCCCATATCTGGAACATGGCAAGCTGTGGACTGCTGCTGGACGAGCCGGAATAATTCTTGCTGTAGTTCTCGTATTGCTTTGCGAAGTAGTTGCCCGGAGCATAGCTGATATCCTTGCCGTCGTATTCACCGAATTTGATTCCTGCACCGTTCTTCCGGCCTACGATAGCTTCAACAGCCGGTGCCGCGACGAAGGTCAAAGAAACAAGTATCAGGATGACCATACCGAATATCCAGCCTATGCTTTTTCTTTCAGCTTTGGCTTTTCCGGCGGATATGTTGGTTACTTTCTTGGTATCTGCCGTAGTTTTTTCAGTTTCAGTTTTCTTGTCTTTGGAAGGCATTGTCTGATATTACCTCTCTACTAATAGTTGGTGTCCACATGATTCATTGGACATATCTTATGAAAAATACCATTTCAGCAGTCAGCTGTCAATGAAAAGAACCGGTATCAGTGGTTTTCCTCATTCATTTGACTGCCTGTGTGTTATTTTTGTCATTTCTGATGGGAGTTGAAATCCCATACATTCCCTCTGCTGCCCGTATGCCGCTTGCCCACGCACCGGTAATACCTCTGGATGTACCCGCCCCGTCACCGGCAAAATATACGTCTTCTGCGACCTTGAACTGCTCATCCAAGTAAATAGGTTTGTTCGCATAGAGCTTGATTTCGGGATAGTACATGATCGTTGAAGGATGGAGTACGCCCGGTACGATAGTGTCGAGGTTCTTCATGGCTTTCCAGATGGCGCGGAGTATCTTGGCCGGCATAGCCAGGGAAATGTCACCGGGACAGCAGCTCGGAAGGGACGGCTTGAAGTCATATAAGTCGTCATTGAAAGAAAATTCCTTGCTTCTTGAACCAAGCCTGAAATCTCCGACCCGTTGCATGAGCGGGCGGCCGCCTCCCAGTTGGGCTGCAGTCGTGCCCAGGTTCTGCGCATACTGCTGGCCTGAGGCGAGCGGGGCTGTGAGCCTGACTGTTTTCAGAAGTGCAAAATTGACAAGTCCGTTGTTCTTTGAGGATTCTTCGGAGTAGGCATGTCCATTCACCGAGAACCATTTTTCATTTCTTTCGGTCAGATATGTTTCCTTGACTACATGGGCCCTGCCGCTGTTTGTACAGAAGGTCCTTACTTTTTCAGGGAAATAGAACTTCGGGTCATAGTAATCCTTTACGATCGGATAATGTTCAAGTCGTGTTTCGACTCTTATGCCGATATCGACGATGTTGTCAACAAAGCTGACTCCCATATGGTGCATTGCCTGCTGAAGGAAACGAAATCCATGTCTTCCTGGGGCTACCAACAGTTTCCCATAGGTCAACTGTCTTGTATCCGTTACGATCGTGTGTGCCTTGTCATGGATGGAAAGTACTTCTTCTCCCAAGGCAAGGACGACGCCTGCATCAGAAAGCTGTCGTAGGAGTTTCTTGATCAGCTGCAGTCCTCCATCCGTACCCAGGTGGGTCTGTTGGATTTCTACTAATCTGCATCCTAGCCTTTCTGCTCTTTTTTGATATCTTGCGATATTGTCTTTTTGCATGAAATTCGGCTTGAAGAATGCAATCTGTTTGTCCAGATATGTTTCAGCCTGTTCCTGTGTCCAGTATTCTTCAGGGAATCCGATAGGATAGGTAAAGTTCATCTTGCAGTCGTTTCGCATGCCGCCTGTCGAGTAGCTTTCCTTGTCAAGTATCAGTATATCGCTGCCTTTTACAGATTTCTCAAGCAGGGCAAAGGCGCAGCCCATTCCTGCCGGGCCTGAGCCGACGATTATATAATCATAGTGTTCCATTGAAGACAAGGTCCTTTTTTTAAGTATACCCTGCATTATCCATCAATTGGCTTCCTTGGTCAAACGGCCTTTTCTTACTTGCCCAGCTACCATGCAAATGGTATCATTTCACCCAGATTACAAGTCTGGAGGAGCGTCTTGGAATATATCAATATCAGACAAGCCAGCCAAAAATGGGGTATTTCTGAACGAAGGATCAGGATTCTATGCAGCGAAGGACGGGTAGACGGAGTAACACGGTCCGGTTGGGCCTGGAATATTCCTGCCACTGCCCCAAAACCATCAGATGGCCGTACGCTCAGACATCTGCGGAATTTTGACCTGAGAATCGGAGGTATTGATTTCCGGGAACTCGAGGAAATGCAGTCCAGATTGTCAACAGCCAAGCTTGATGAGGGTTTCCGCCGTTCCTGTTGGCAGAACAACCTACACAAGTTCCTCTATCTGGCTTTGGCAGATGAAGGCTATGGAAAAGATGACATTGATTCTGCATTGTCTGGCGTGATTCCCGAAGGCATGGGTGTCCGTCGCTTTCTTCTTGTCATCAATGCACACAACATCCTTGTCGAATTTCTCCGTGGCAGCAGGAATACCGGCGGAGAGAAGACTTTCTTCAGTGAGGAACGCCTGTATGAAACCTATCGGCAGCTGTTCCGGGGAATCGATGATTATATTGAACCTTCCTATCGGAATGTAAGCATACCTCATGCCGGTGCCTGGAGTGGCGACAATCGAAGTTATAGCGTCAGTGTGCAGATGAAGACGTTGTTCATCCAATATGAAAGGGAATGGGCTTTCCTCAATCCTGTTGTCCGTGCAGCTTTCATGTTCGGTGAACTGCTTCGGATTCAGCCCTATGAAGCGCACACTTATCTGTTTGCTTTCCTTGTGCTTGCCGGTAATCTGTTGGATGCGGGCTATCCGCTTCCGATACTTGCTCCGGACAGGATAGATGAACTGAAAGCAGACCTTGCGCTTACGCTGAAGCGGGGAAACTACAACAAGGTACTCAGGATATTTGAGGAAGCTTTGGTCTTGGAATTTTCCGTGTTTTTACAGGGAGAAGGAGAGAATGAAAAAAAATAATGGTACTGTTACCCTTTTGAAGGGCTGTACGATAGCTGATGGTACGGGCAGGCAGGCTTTTGTCGGCGATGTTGCCTTGAATGGTAGTGAAATTGCAGCAGTTGGAAAAAATTTAGGAACTGACGGGACTGTGGTAGACTGTGCAGGGCTTCATCTGATGCCTGGTTTCATTGATATACATGGGCACAGTGACCTGAAGGTCCTGAAAGATCCTTCAATGACCTGCAAGCTACAGCAGGGTATTACGACTGAAGTAGCAGGCAACTGCGGCGTAGGGACTTTTCCCCTCTGTGCGGAAAGCAGGGAAGTGACCTTGCTGGATACGCGTGATGTACTTGGAACTTATGATTATGATTGGACTGATTTTGCGTCCTATGCCTCGAAGGTGGAAGAGCAGGGAAGTGGTACAAATATCCTTTATCTGCAGAGCCATACAGCCTTGCGGACCTGTGTATTGCATGACGATTGCAACAGGCCTGCGACGAAGGAAGAAATTACGTCCATGTGCCATCTGCTTGATGTGTCACTGTCACAGGGATGCATCGGACTTTCAAGCGGGTTGTATTATGCTCCATGTGTATTTGCACAGCGGGATGAACTTGAAGCATTGCTGCGTGTCGTCAGTTCCCATGGAAAGCTGTTTGCTGTCCACCATAGATGTGAAGGTGATGAAGTAGTTTCATCCCTGCAGGAAGTGCTTGACCTTGCCCGGAGCACAGGGGTACGTCTTGAAGTCAGCCATCTCAAGGCCATAGGCATAAAGAACCAGCAGTATGTTCCCCGGCTGCTTACCATGTTGGAGGAAGCCCGAAGAGAGGGAATTGATGTGGCCTTTGACCAATATCCATATGATTTCGGTTCCACAAGCCTGTTCAGCCTTTTGCCACCCCAGTATCTGCGCCTGTCTCATGACCAACTGCATATGGCCTTAGGTAACAGGGAAGACAGGAAGAGGATGTCTGCTATGATCATGCATCCCCAAGGATGGGATTCGCTTGTCGAACTTTGTGGTTTTGACAAGATCATACCCATTGTCCTGGAAGGTCAGGAAAACTATCAGTACAAGACATTGCGGCAGATTGCCCTGGAAATGAAAGGAAGCAGTACCGATGAGGCTTGCATGGATGCTTTTCTTACCTTGCTTGAAAACGAGCAGGGTGTTGCCTTGATGGTTGACACTACCCAAAGCGAAGAGAGCCTTTGTACTATCATGAGACATCCTCTCATGTGTTTCGGCACTGATGCATTGTATGCAAGCAATCTGTGCCATCCCCGTTCTTACCAAGCTGCAATACATATGTTGCAAGAATATTGCCTTGGTCAGAAAGTGCTGGGATTGGAAGAAATGGTACATAGGATGAGCGGCAAGACCGCACAGCGACTGGGCCTTTCTGACAGAGGCACAATAGAAGCCGGGAAGAAGGCAGATATTGTCTTGCTTGATTTGTCCAGGCTTAAGGATAATTCTACCTTGACTGATCCCGCGGCAAGACCTGATGGAGTTGAAAAGGTTTTTGTCAACGGCCGGCTGGCCATTGAGGACGGAAGGCTTGTTGCCTCCTGTCCGTTCGGAAAGATACTGAGAATGCTGTAATGCAGGAATTGTGGCAATATGCGGAACCGTATTGCCGCCTCAGGTCCTGTATCGTGTAAGGAATTGTCTTGTCCTTTCATGTTTCGGATTGCCGAATACTTCTTCTGGCGTACCTTCTTCCGCGATGAGACCGTCATCCATGAAAATAACCCTGTCGCTGATACCTCTGGCAAAGGCCATTTCGTGGGTAACGACGACCATGGTCATCTTTTCCGCGGCCAGTTCCCTGATGACTTTCAGGATTTCCCCGGTAAGCTCGGGATCCAATGCACTTGTCGGTTCATCAAACCATAGGACCTGAGGTTTGAGCGCAAGGGCCCGTGCAATGGAAACCCTCTGTTGCTGTCCTCCTGACAATTGGCAGGGATAGCTGTCAGCTTTGTCAGCAAGCCCCATTTTTTCAAGTAATCCCATAGCTGTGGCATCGGCATCAGTTTTTTCCTTGTGCAGTACCGAAACCAAGGCTTCCGTGATGTTCCTTTTGACACTGAAGTGGGGAAAAAGGTTGAAATTTTGGAAAACCAATCCGCACATGAGCTGAATCTGCCTGAGTTTGTCAGCAGAAGGCTGGTGACCGTTGTCGTACAGGATTTCTCCGCAGATAGTCACTTTTCCTCCCTCGATGCTTTCCAATTGGTTGATGGCCCTGAGCAATGTGCTTTTACCTGAACCGGAGGGACCTATGATCGAAAGGACTTCTCCTCTGTCAACGTGGAATGAAATATCCTTGAGTACCCTGAGGTCTCCATAGTTCTTGACCATGTGTTCGACGTTTATCATCCTATCCATTTCAACATTCTCCCGTTCAATTGTAGTAATCAAGTTTTTTCTCAAGAAGATCGAAAGCCTTTGAGACAACACCGTTCATGACGAAGTAGAAGATTCCCGCGACAAACAGCGGTGTAGTGGAGAACTCCCTTGCCGAGGCTGTCTGGGCAACCCTGAAAAGCTCTGCAACACCGATAGTCTGGGCCAATGCGGTATCCTTGACCAGGGTAATCACTTCATTGCCCATGGCCGGAATGATTTTCTTGACTACCTGTGGCAGTACTATGTGGGTGAATGTATGAGATTTCGTGAATCCCAAGACCTTGCCTGCCTCATATTGTCCTTTCGGTATGGATTGGATACCACCTCGGTAGATTTCAGCAAAGTAAGCCGCGTAGTTGATGACATAAGCGATGATGGCTGCTGTAAAACGGTCTGTTGAGGAGCCGAAGACGTAGTAGGGTGCAAAATACACGAAGATGAGCTGGAGGATCAGCGGTGTGCCTCTCATGATCATGATGTAGATGTTGACGATTTGAGAAATGATCTTGATGTGGCTCATCCGCCCTTTTGCCACGAGCAAGCCAAGTGGCAGGGCAAACAGGAGCGTAAGGAAAAAAATCTGGAAACTTACCACAGTTCCTTGGAGCATTTGTTGGAGAAGCTTTTCCACGTTGACCTCCGTAGGTTAAAAAATTCATTCTACTATAAGCGAAAAGTTCCGGGATACGCAACCCGAGGGACAAAAACAAGCAGGGGATGCTTCAGCATCCCCCGCATTTCATTCCTGAATGATGTTATTTCCCTATGACAGTGATATCGCTGCCGAACCACTGTGTGGATATCTTTGCCATTGTACCATCATTTGCCATGGCATCCAGTTCTTCCTGTACCTTGTCTCTCAATGCAAGGTCACCTTTGCGGAAGCCCACTCCGAACTGTTCGTCGGCAAGTGTCTGCTTGAGAATACGGAAATCCTTGCCTGATCTCTTGATGTTGTCAGTAGCGACCATGAGATCCACTGCAACTGCATCGACGCCGCCGCTCTGCAGGTCCATCAATGCCGTCAGGTTATCCTTGAAGTCAATGATCTGCTTCAGGCTGGATTTGAACTGCACATTTGCGTCAATGGCATCATTGGAAGATGAACCAGCCTGCACGCCGATGGTCTTGCCGGCAAAATCAGCCAAGGCCTGGTAAGGGGCATTGCCTTTTACGACCAGGACCTGTGCATTGTTCATATATGGCTTTGTGAACGTAAGGACCTTTTCCCTTTCTGGGGTGATGGTAAAGCCATTCCAGATACAGTCAATGTTACCGGTTGCCAATTCCTGTTCCTTGCTGTTCCAGTCGATAGGCTGGCATTTGAGTTCCACACCCATTCTCTTGGTGACTTCCTTTGCCAGGTCTATGTCAAAGCCTACGATTTCATTGTCGTCATTGCGATATCCCATGGGAGGGAATGAATCGTCAAGTCCAAGTACGAAAACACCCTTTTTCATTACCTTGTCCAAGGAATCATCCTTCCCCGGGACCTCTTGGTTACCGTTGGCAAAGAGAGCCAGGCCTGTGACTGCCACAAGCAGAACTGTAAGAAATCTTTTCATCTGTATGTTTCTCCCATAGTGTGTGTAAGGCAATTGCCTTGTTTCTGATACTATCGGAAAAAACACATCGTTTCTAGAGTCGTGATGCATAAATATACAAAAAAGTGTAATAATATGCAGAAATCGTAACCAACCCTTTGCCTAAGGTCTCCGGTCGCAATGCTCACAATCCTGTTCGCCATGGCAGAAGGTACAGTTGCATTCCTTGTTCTTTTTCTTGGTACGGATTCCCTTTATTGCAAGGAGGACCATTGTTGTTATTGCAGCCAAGACTGCAATGTTGGCTATAACTGAAACGAATGACATCAGAACACCCCCTTGGCAATAGTATATACCACTAAGGAGACTATGTAAGCCAGGCCTGTCTGCCAAAGAATTGTCAAAAAGAACAGCTTTCGGTCTTCAAGTTCACTTGCCATGGCCGACAACGAAGCTATGCAAGGAGAGGCAAGCAGTATGAACAGCATATATGAAAGTGCCGAAGCCGGGGTCAGAAGCAATGAAAAAGGTTGTCCTTGCATCGTGACGCTCAATGTGCTGACAATTGATTCCTTGGCTGCAATGCCAGTCAACAGTGCGACTGAAAGTTGCCATTTCCCGAACCCAAGAGGCTTGAATATCGGGGCAATGAATTTGCCGATTTGGGAAAGCATGCTTTTTTCAGCTTCGACTTCCATAAAACTGAAGCTGTATGTCTGCAGCAGCCAGATTACGACGCTGGCCAGCAGGATGGTGGTTCCTGCCTTGAGCAGAAATCCCTTTGTCCTGTCCCATGTCTGTATGGCAGTGTTCTTTAATGTCGGTACTTGGTAGCGTGGCAGTTCCATGATGAATGCATTGTTTTCCTTGTGCGTATCAAGGGCTTGTGCCAGGATACCGGTCAGCATGATAGCCAAGATACCTGTAAAATACATCAGCGGAGCCATGTACCATGCATTGTTGAAGAAATAAGTAATCATCAGCGAAAAAATCGGAAGCTTTGCACTGCAAGGAATAAACGGGGTGACGGCTATGGTAAGCCTGCGCATCTTCGGATGTTCGATGGTTCTGCTGGACATGATGGCAGGCACGGAACAACCGGTTCCGATGACAAGTGGAATGATGGATTTGCCGCTCAGTCCCAAGTCTCTCATCATCCGGTCCATGATGAAGGCTATACGGGCCATGTAGCCGCAGTCTTCCAATATCGAGAGGAGGGCAAAAAGCACGATGAGCTGGGGAACGAAAGAAAGCACGGAGCCACAGCCGGCTATGATACCGTCTACCAGCATGTGAGATAGGAAGGGAAGTACACCAAGCTGGGCAAACCATGTGGTAAGCGATTGCCTGAGTACCAGGATTCCTTTTTCAAAGAGTGGGACGGTCGCTCCTCCCACTATGCCGATGCTGAGAAAGAAAACCCCTGCCATGATAAGGATGAACAGGGGAATTGCCAAAATCCTGTTTGTCAGTATGGTATCGAGTGTAAATCTGTCTTCTGATTTCAGCTTGATTTGACAAGCCTTGCTGACTCTTTCGGCTACATGGTAGCGCTGGTCGATGATA from Spirochaetia bacterium harbors:
- a CDS encoding SurA N-terminal domain-containing protein → MPSKDKKTETEKTTADTKKVTNISAGKAKAERKSIGWIFGMVILILVSLTFVAAPAVEAIVGRKNGAGIKFGEYDGKDISYAPGNYFAKQYENYSKNYSGSSSSSPQLAMFQIWESAFQSTVIYTALSDMAKKAGIITTDTTINEAIKAGGYYNDENGKFDVNAYKNADVSTKESIRASVQENLPSSTVLNDIASGVTSDAEADYVASMSDDTRSFEYVVFSPTSYPDDQATKYAQANPQLFQQIGLSVLSASSKDDAQAALDKINGGEAFATVAKASSKDSYAAEGGKLGIMPYYSILSNFKNSDEATVLLSGSKGSVFGPYETADGGYALYEIDTKATDPDYTDAKILTEIKSYISLKDSSLMDEFLLSKAKEFTDAATTDFDKAAKDEDLKAISVSSTPANIGGSQFMGSFSYSDSGKYLTALSSDADNMKKLFKAKVGSILDPIKYNSSYVVVKVVKEDKASGMGDYIKKAYPYYAGQLMESDLQNAILSDDNPKFKNDFTNVFINEIFSKTNFTNNNASAASGTTENSTAKTDSGSTSTTGTSTTSTEASGK
- a CDS encoding FAD-dependent oxidoreductase; the protein is MEHYDYIIVGSGPAGMGCAFALLEKSVKGSDILILDKESYSTGGMRNDCKMNFTYPIGFPEEYWTQEQAETYLDKQIAFFKPNFMQKDNIARYQKRAERLGCRLVEIQQTHLGTDGGLQLIKKLLRQLSDAGVVLALGEEVLSIHDKAHTIVTDTRQLTYGKLLVAPGRHGFRFLQQAMHHMGVSFVDNIVDIGIRVETRLEHYPIVKDYYDPKFYFPEKVRTFCTNSGRAHVVKETYLTERNEKWFSVNGHAYSEESSKNNGLVNFALLKTVRLTAPLASGQQYAQNLGTTAAQLGGGRPLMQRVGDFRLGSRSKEFSFNDDLYDFKPSLPSCCPGDISLAMPAKILRAIWKAMKNLDTIVPGVLHPSTIMYYPEIKLYANKPIYLDEQFKVAEDVYFAGDGAGTSRGITGAWASGIRAAEGMYGISTPIRNDKNNTQAVK
- a CDS encoding D-aminoacylase, which codes for MKKNNGTVTLLKGCTIADGTGRQAFVGDVALNGSEIAAVGKNLGTDGTVVDCAGLHLMPGFIDIHGHSDLKVLKDPSMTCKLQQGITTEVAGNCGVGTFPLCAESREVTLLDTRDVLGTYDYDWTDFASYASKVEEQGSGTNILYLQSHTALRTCVLHDDCNRPATKEEITSMCHLLDVSLSQGCIGLSSGLYYAPCVFAQRDELEALLRVVSSHGKLFAVHHRCEGDEVVSSLQEVLDLARSTGVRLEVSHLKAIGIKNQQYVPRLLTMLEEARREGIDVAFDQYPYDFGSTSLFSLLPPQYLRLSHDQLHMALGNREDRKRMSAMIMHPQGWDSLVELCGFDKIIPIVLEGQENYQYKTLRQIALEMKGSSTDEACMDAFLTLLENEQGVALMVDTTQSEESLCTIMRHPLMCFGTDALYASNLCHPRSYQAAIHMLQEYCLGQKVLGLEEMVHRMSGKTAQRLGLSDRGTIEAGKKADIVLLDLSRLKDNSTLTDPAARPDGVEKVFVNGRLAIEDGRLVASCPFGKILRML
- a CDS encoding amino acid ABC transporter ATP-binding protein, whose product is MINVEHMVKNYGDLRVLKDISFHVDRGEVLSIIGPSGSGKSTLLRAINQLESIEGGKVTICGEILYDNGHQPSADKLRQIQLMCGLVFQNFNLFPHFSVKRNITEALVSVLHKEKTDADATAMGLLEKMGLADKADSYPCQLSGGQQQRVSIARALALKPQVLWFDEPTSALDPELTGEILKVIRELAAEKMTMVVVTHEMAFARGISDRVIFMDDGLIAEEGTPEEVFGNPKHERTRQFLTRYRT
- a CDS encoding amino acid ABC transporter permease, encoding MEKLLQQMLQGTVVSFQIFFLTLLFALPLGLLVAKGRMSHIKIISQIVNIYIMIMRGTPLILQLIFVYFAPYYVFGSSTDRFTAAIIAYVINYAAYFAEIYRGGIQSIPKGQYEAGKVLGFTKSHTFTHIVLPQVVKKIIPAMGNEVITLVKDTALAQTIGVAELFRVAQTASAREFSTTPLFVAGIFYFVMNGVVSKAFDLLEKKLDYYN
- a CDS encoding amino acid ABC transporter substrate-binding protein, yielding MKRFLTVLLVAVTGLALFANGNQEVPGKDDSLDKVMKKGVFVLGLDDSFPPMGYRNDDNEIVGFDIDLAKEVTKRMGVELKCQPIDWNSKEQELATGNIDCIWNGFTITPEREKVLTFTKPYMNNAQVLVVKGNAPYQALADFAGKTIGVQAGSSSNDAIDANVQFKSSLKQIIDFKDNLTALMDLQSGGVDAVAVDLMVATDNIKRSGKDFRILKQTLADEQFGVGFRKGDLALRDKVQEELDAMANDGTMAKISTQWFGSDITVIGK
- the feoB gene encoding ferrous iron transport protein B, producing MKTLALIGNPNCGKTTLFNQLTGTTAHVGNWPGVTVEEKDGLWRGHKVVDLPGIYSLSPYSPEEKLSRRFILDQKPDIVVDVIDATNLERSLYLTSQLSELARPMILVLNMQDLLEKEGIKLDEKQLSQMFGTPVVSISASKGIGLDGFTKVAEKLLADPHAPSCPIFAPPVETCITRLIEDDYLHTIPVGYPPRWCAIKLLERDELFRTHMPPVPERLHKVLDRERTELEKVFNDDIEAIIIDQRYHVAERVSKACQIKLKSEDRFTLDTILTNRILAIPLFILIMAGVFFLSIGIVGGATVPLFEKGILVLRQSLTTWFAQLGVLPFLSHMLVDGIIAGCGSVLSFVPQLIVLFALLSILEDCGYMARIAFIMDRMMRDLGLSGKSIIPLVIGTGCSVPAIMSSRTIEHPKMRRLTIAVTPFIPCSAKLPIFSLMITYFFNNAWYMAPLMYFTGILAIMLTGILAQALDTHKENNAFIMELPRYQVPTLKNTAIQTWDRTKGFLLKAGTTILLASVVIWLLQTYSFSFMEVEAEKSMLSQIGKFIAPIFKPLGFGKWQLSVALLTGIAAKESIVSTLSVTMQGQPFSLLLTPASALSYMLFILLASPCIASLSAMASELEDRKLFFLTILWQTGLAYIVSLVVYTIAKGVF